A DNA window from Methylocystis heyeri contains the following coding sequences:
- a CDS encoding sigma-54-dependent transcriptional regulator yields the protein MASDILIVDDEEDIRELVAGILSDEGHGTRIAKDADEALAAIAARRPHLVFLDIWLQGSRLDGLQVLEAIQKQHSSLPVVMISGHGNIETAVTAIRMGAYDFIEKPFKADRLVLVAERALEAFQLRRELSALRQRAGAQDRIIGSSLSAHQLQQMIAKVAPVNSRVLITGSPGVGKELTARCIHESSARAGAPFVVINAATITPETMEMELFGLEGANGVQKIGALEEAHGGTLFLDEIADMPRDTQAKFLRLLVDQSFQRVGGTQRVEVDVRIISSSARDLGFAVEEGTLREDLFHRLAVVPLRVPSLAERREDIPELIQYFMESMSAASGMPRRRISEDALAVLQLHDWPGNIRQLRNNVERLMILTSGDPTAEITAEMLPPDVGELVPSTPAGVRGEKLMSLPLREAREVFEREYLIAQLNRFSGNISRTAEFIGMERSALHRKLKSLSIE from the coding sequence ATGGCGAGCGACATTCTCATCGTCGATGACGAAGAAGACATCCGGGAGCTGGTGGCCGGCATCTTGAGCGACGAGGGTCACGGGACCCGAATCGCGAAGGACGCCGACGAGGCCCTCGCAGCCATAGCCGCTCGCCGACCGCATCTGGTTTTTCTCGATATCTGGCTGCAGGGCTCGCGGCTCGACGGACTGCAGGTTCTGGAGGCGATCCAGAAACAGCACTCGAGCCTGCCGGTGGTCATGATTTCCGGCCATGGCAACATCGAGACCGCGGTCACCGCCATCCGCATGGGCGCCTATGATTTTATCGAAAAGCCTTTCAAGGCGGACCGGCTGGTGCTCGTCGCGGAGCGCGCGCTGGAGGCGTTTCAGCTTCGCAGGGAGCTTTCGGCCCTGCGCCAGCGCGCCGGCGCTCAGGACCGGATCATCGGCAGCTCGCTGTCCGCGCATCAATTGCAGCAGATGATCGCCAAGGTGGCGCCGGTCAATTCGCGCGTCCTGATCACCGGCTCGCCCGGAGTCGGCAAGGAGCTTACGGCGCGCTGCATTCACGAATCCTCCGCGCGCGCGGGAGCGCCTTTCGTGGTGATCAACGCCGCGACCATCACGCCCGAAACCATGGAAATGGAGCTTTTCGGGCTCGAGGGCGCCAATGGCGTACAGAAGATCGGGGCGCTGGAGGAGGCGCACGGCGGCACGCTGTTTCTCGACGAAATCGCGGACATGCCGAGGGATACGCAGGCCAAGTTCCTGCGCCTGCTGGTCGATCAGAGCTTCCAGCGCGTGGGAGGAACGCAGCGCGTGGAAGTCGATGTCCGCATCATTTCCTCCTCGGCGCGCGACCTCGGCTTCGCGGTCGAGGAGGGGACGCTGCGCGAGGATCTGTTCCACCGTCTCGCCGTCGTGCCGCTTCGCGTTCCCTCTCTGGCCGAGAGGCGCGAGGACATCCCCGAGCTGATCCAGTATTTCATGGAGAGCATGTCGGCGGCCTCGGGCATGCCCCGCCGCAGAATCAGCGAAGACGCTCTGGCAGTGCTGCAATTGCACGACTGGCCCGGCAACATCCGCCAGCTCCGCAACAATGTGGAAAGGCTGATGATTCTGACGTCGGGCGACCCGACCGCGGAGATCACCGCGGAAATGCTGCCGCCGGACGTGGGCGAGCTGGTGCCGTCGACTCCGGCCGGCGTGCGCGGCGAAAAGCTGATGAGCCTGCCCCTGCGCGAGGCCCGGGAAGTTTTCGAGCGGGAATATCTGATCGCCCAGCTCAATCGTTTTTCCGGCAATATTTCGCGAACCGCGGAGTTCATCGGAATGGAGCGCTCCGCTCTGCACAGGAAGCTGAAATCCCTGTCCATAGAATGA